In one uncultured Devosia sp. genomic region, the following are encoded:
- the sugE gene encoding quaternary ammonium compound efflux SMR transporter SugE, whose protein sequence is MAWVYLVIAGLFEMGWAVGLKYTEGFTRVVPTVLTVGAMIISVVLLGIALRDLPVGTGYAVWTGIGTVGTAILGMYLFGDPATAARLASIGLIVAGIAGLKFLS, encoded by the coding sequence ATGGCTTGGGTCTATCTTGTTATCGCTGGCTTGTTTGAAATGGGCTGGGCCGTCGGCCTCAAATATACCGAGGGCTTCACTCGCGTCGTCCCGACCGTGCTCACCGTCGGCGCCATGATCATCAGCGTCGTGCTGCTGGGCATCGCCCTGCGCGATTTGCCCGTGGGCACCGGCTATGCCGTCTGGACCGGCATCGGCACCGTCGGTACTGCCATCCTGGGCATGTATCTGTTCGGAGATCCGGCCACTGCCGCACGCCTGGCTTCAATCGGTCTGATCGTCGCCGGCATCGCCGGACTAAAGTTCCTCAGCTGA
- a CDS encoding PH domain-containing protein, whose amino-acid sequence MPLFVIISLIALKYAPFAAGLPLARAAGVVAFGYAAFLALRLVQSEEAASVDGWSELRPSMVEYFACYGAAALAVVLMSAIIVIGGSKHVEATQMIATFIASLLLGSGAVGIGIGGLFTKVRWNNTLLEHRNAFGRETKIAWSDVRSVRPNWRGVTIATHDSQRVTFSQFHSGAAQLALHATNRARRNSETATKAFATL is encoded by the coding sequence ATGCCACTGTTCGTGATCATTTCGCTGATCGCCCTCAAATATGCCCCCTTCGCCGCCGGCCTGCCGCTGGCCCGTGCCGCCGGCGTTGTGGCCTTTGGCTACGCCGCCTTTCTGGCGCTGCGCCTCGTTCAAAGCGAGGAAGCCGCCAGTGTGGACGGCTGGTCCGAGCTGCGCCCCTCCATGGTCGAATATTTCGCCTGCTACGGCGCTGCCGCTCTCGCTGTCGTGCTGATGAGCGCCATCATCGTCATCGGCGGCAGCAAGCATGTCGAAGCCACCCAGATGATCGCCACCTTCATCGCTTCGCTGCTGCTCGGTTCGGGCGCCGTCGGCATCGGCATTGGCGGTCTCTTCACCAAGGTGCGCTGGAACAATACCCTGCTCGAACACCGCAATGCCTTCGGCCGCGAAACCAAAATCGCCTGGTCCGACGTCCGCTCGGTCCGGCCCAATTGGCGCGGCGTTACCATCGCCACCCACGACAGCCAGCGCGTCACCTTCTCCCAGTTCCACTCCGGCGCAGCGCAACTCGCCCTACACGCCACCAATCGGGCGCGACGGAACAGCGAAACGGCCACCAAGGCCTTCGCGACGCTTTAA
- a CDS encoding YqiJ family protein has product MDIFASETAPFAVAIGLTVAITLLELLGLLLGTQPSAVVDNALPDFDADVDGVGLGPLSETLSWLSFGRLPALIVIILLTTSFGLCGFALQEALRSAFGFAINPWLASVPAVFGAAVLTRHLGLALARIMPKEETEAVSTKAFVGRIATVFRGVAGPGAPAEAKLTDIHGKTHYLLVEPDQGEAAMPEGSEVLIVRQEGPVYRAITKLKPID; this is encoded by the coding sequence ATGGATATTTTTGCAAGCGAGACTGCGCCCTTCGCCGTCGCCATTGGGCTGACCGTTGCCATAACCCTGCTGGAACTGCTCGGACTGCTGCTGGGTACGCAGCCGTCGGCGGTGGTCGACAATGCCCTGCCCGATTTCGATGCCGATGTGGACGGCGTGGGGTTGGGGCCGCTGAGCGAAACGTTGAGCTGGCTGAGCTTTGGCCGATTGCCGGCGCTGATCGTCATCATCCTGCTCACTACCAGTTTCGGCCTCTGCGGCTTTGCGCTGCAGGAAGCGCTGCGCAGCGCGTTCGGCTTTGCCATCAACCCTTGGCTCGCCAGTGTGCCGGCGGTGTTTGGCGCGGCAGTGTTGACTCGGCATCTGGGACTGGCGCTGGCGCGCATCATGCCCAAGGAAGAGACCGAAGCGGTCAGCACCAAGGCCTTTGTCGGGCGGATTGCCACCGTGTTTCGTGGCGTGGCGGGGCCCGGCGCGCCGGCTGAAGCAAAGCTGACAGATATTCATGGCAAGACGCACTACCTGCTGGTCGAACCCGACCAGGGGGAAGCCGCCATGCCGGAAGGTTCTGAAGTGCTGATCGTGCGGCAGGAGGGTCCGGTCTATCGCGCGATCACCAAGCTCAAGCCGATCGACTGA